GGCGGCTTCATAGGCGCTGGCGGCATCGCCGTAGTTTCCCTGCAGATAGAGCAGCCAGGCCACGCGCACCTGATAGAACGCGTCGTTCGGGGCCGCGGCCAGCAGTTCGCGCGAGATGGCCAGGGCGGTTTCGTATTCGCCGCGGGCCTCGGCCTGGTAGGAAGCGGTGATGTCCCGCTGGGCCAGCAGCGGCAGGGCCGAGATCAGCAGGGCCAGGATGATGAGGATGGTTTTAGGCATGGTCGGTTTCCTCAAGGGTTTGGAGCTTGGTGGCGGTCAGCAAAGTTTTGCCGTTCTGCGCCAGTTCAATGGATTTGAGGCCGTCCCGGCGGGACAGGATGATCCGCGATTGGTTGGTACGGACGGTTATACCCAGCACTTTAAGGGTGGTTTCGCTGGTCTGGACGAGGTCTTTGTCCGCCTGGGCCAGCCTGGAATTGGTGCGCACCCGGATGGGTTGGAAAAAAGGTATCAGGAAGAGGGTCAGGTTTTTCCAGAAGGAATTCATCACCACGGAGAGGCTGGGTTCGTCTTCCCAGGCCAGTTCAGCTTTTTCCGCCCAGGGAATGCGTGAGGCCCCCAAGGCAAAGGCGCTCAGCGCGCTGAGGCGGCGGCTGGAAAGATTTAAGGAGTTGTAGATGCCGTTGTAGATGGAGAATTCCAGGCTGCCGCCGCGGTCGGAATGGAGGCGGTGGATGCCCAGCAGGTCGAGTTCCACGTCCCAGTTTTCGGTGTATTCGGCCCCGCCGCTTTGCACCAGGAAACTCTGCCGCTGGTGGTATCCCAGCTGCAGCAGGTTCGCCAGTTCCTTTTCCGCGATCAGGGGCGAGATCTTCTCACCCTCTTTGGGAATGCCGCTGCCGATGAGTTTATGGACGTCTTTGTTCGCGTGGATCTTGTAGTTCAGCAGATGGCAATAGACGCTTCCGGTGCCGGCCTCCGCCCCTGATTGGGCCTGAAAATGCAGATGGGGGAGGGGTGAACGGCCGGAATTTCCCACCTGGCCGATCTTTTCGCCCTGCTTCACGTAGTCGCCCTCGCTGAACTTGATCGAGCCTTCCTTCAGATGCGCGTATAGCGTGTAGTAGCCCGCCATGTGGTAGATGCTAACGTAGTTTCCCCAGTTGTCCTGGGTGTTGGTGATGCCCACGGGGTTGTCCGCGATGCCGTTCACCACCTTGGCCACATAGCCCGCGGCGGCGGCGTGGACAGGCTTTCCGAAGGCGTAGTGGTCTTTGAGGCTGGTGGGGTCTTCGGCATACTTTTTGCCGTTCACATCCTCGATCTCAAAGTCCCAGGCGTTGGCCCATTCCTTTTGGTGGGTGTAAGCGCCGTTATGGCCCTGGGTCACGGTCCATTCACCGGTCACGGGCAGCAGCAGCTGGGGAATGCCGGTGCTGGAAAAGCGTTTGTAACGGCTCATGTAGGCATCCAGCGCTTTTTCCGGATGCAGGATGCCCACCTCGTTGAGCACCGGTGAACGGTGCGCCACGCGCTGCCGCAAAGCGAAGATGGTGGTAAGCACCACCAGGTTGAAGGGAAAGGCAAACATCGGCACCGTCAGGTGGCTGCCGCGCCCGGGCATGTAATCGGCGTAGAAGTACTTTCCGGCCAGCGCGAAGGCGATCCCGAAGCCAAAGACAGTGGCGATGGCGGCCATCAGATAGGATGATTTGCCGGGGATCAGATAGACTGAACCCACGCTGATGCTGATGAGGATGAGGTTGAAGCCGGGAAAGAACATGCCGTAGGTGGTGCCAATGCTGGCGTATCCCAGCAGCCACCAGCAGATCGCCCAGCCCAGCAGCGAAAGCAGAAAGCCGATGCGGGTTATCAGCAGCAGGATCAGCGCCACGCCTATCCCCACAGCGATATCCGGCACAAACATGATGCTGCCCAGGGAGAGGAAATAATCTTTCCAAAACCACGGCAGATCCAGCTTCAGATCGAAGAGCAGCGGTTTCAGGAAACCCTCGCCGTTGAAATTGCCGCTGCGCACCAGATAGTACCAGACCAGGGTGGCCATGATGGAAAAGGCCAGGCTCATGGAAGGCAGTTTCAGCGCGTTGGTGGTCACGTAATTGAGCACCACATAGAGCAGCAGCGTGGCCAGCGAGGCGATCACGATCATGCCCGCGAAGGCCAGCGGATGCTGCTGCACCCCGCTCAAAGGATAATAGTAGCCGATGGTGAGGGAGATCAGCAGGCTGTTGAAAGCCAAAACCCCACTGCCGCTTTGCCAGTCCTCAAAGCCTGTCAGCCGCGTAACCACCAGTGCCACCAGCAGTCCCAGCAGGCCGGCCAGCCCCACGATCGGCGCCACCAGGGTGAGGGCCAGCAACGCCAGCCCCAGCCACAGGTTGTCCGAAAACATGATGGTGGCATAGCTGTGAGGTATGGCTTTCAGAAAAGGCAGCGCGGCCGCGGTGAATTTGCTCATATCTGTTTCAGGTGTTCGGGGATGGATTCACGCTCGATGATGTCGCTTAATTCTTCTTTTTCGCGGATCAGCTCCGGTTTGCCGGTTTCGCTGATCAGCACCACGCGGGGCCTGTATTCGATGAACTGCATCCACTGGGTGTTGTTGTAGGCGCCCACGGGATGCACGATCACCTGTTCGCCGGTATAGAGGTCAGGGAAGGGCACAGCCTGGCGGATCACGTCGATGTTCATGCACAGCGGGCCGTAGAATACGGTGTTCTGGTATGCCCCGGGGAAGGGACGGGTGGGCAGCACCTTCAATTTGTACCACCAGGCGGTGATCACGGTGTTCACGCCGGCGTCCAGGATGATGGCGCGTTCACCGGTGGGCAGGTTCTTTTTGCCGATCACGGAAGTGATCAGATAGCCCGCTTCGTCGATCAGGGCGCGTCCGGTTTCCAGCACCAGGGTGGGCAGGTTTTCGCTCACGAAGCGCGATTCGTTGAAGGCCGCGCCGATCGCGGAGGCGTACTGGTCATAGGTGGGGGCGGAAAGTTCGCCCGGGGTATACTGCTCGTGGAGGGTGTTCTGCGAGGCAAAGCCGCCGCCGAGGTCGATGTATTTCACCGCCACGCCCAGATCTTCCTGCACCTTCTGCGCCAGGTCCAAGAGGGCTTTGGCCGCCAGGTAATAGGCGTTCGCGTCCAGCATGAAGGTGCCGATGTGGGTGTGCAGGGCCACGATGTTCATCTTTTTGCCGCTCAGCAAACGCTGGATGGCGCGGTAAGCCTCGCCGGTCTCGTAGTTGAAGCCAAACCTCGTCCAGAGCGGATAAACACCTGTGTCCATGTTCACCCGGATGGCCACGTCCGGGATGGTGTCCAGTTCCGTGGCGATCTTTTCGATCAGGTAGAGCTCGTCCAGATGGTCGATCTGGATGCGCGCGCCTTCACGGATGGCCAGTTCCAGCTCTTCCTTCCGCTTGCCCGGGCCGTTGAAAATGATATCCTTGCCCGGCACGCCCAAACGCCGCGCCATCGTGTATTCCATGCCGGAAACCACCTCGGCTTTCGCGCCTTCCTGATGGTAGATGTTGCAGACCGCTCCCAGATAGTTGGTTTTGTAGGACCACGCCATTTCCAGCCGCGGATAGTTCATCTGCATCACTTCGGTGAGGCGCTGATAGCGCCTGCGGATCTGGCTTTCGGAAAACACCAGCAGCGGCGAGCCGTAGCTCTCCACCAGTTTCTTCACCGGAATGCCGTCGATGCTGTCCTGATGGCGCACCACGCTCTTGGCGCCGTACTTGTTCATGGTTCCGGAATAGTTGCGCTCGATGTGGGGCGCTGTGTATGTTTTTTTCATTGTTCTTTACCTCGGATAAGTTCGCTTTGGGCGGAGATCTGGCCCATCACCCCGATCTCGGAGATGATGTCTTCCGCGTGGCGGATGAACAGGGTGCCGGATCTGTAAGGTGGAAGGGGTTCGCAATCCTGGCCCAGGGCTTTCATCACGGTCACCGCGGGCAGGTTTTGCCCAGCGCCTTCGGCCAGGCGCACCCAGGCCGGAAAACGCGGATTTATCTCGATCAGATAGTATTTGTTGTCGTTTCCTTTGATCACTTCCAGTTCGCAGGGGCCGCGCCAGTTCAGCAGCGAGATCACTTTCTCCGCGAAGGCGTCCAGGCCGGGGTTTTGGATCACAACGCCGCCGAAACCCTTGCCCTTGTCCGTGATCACCAGCTTTTTCTGTGGCACCATGCCCAGCATGCCGCCCTGGCCGTCACCCACGATCACCACGTTGAATTCGTCTCCCGGCACCACTTTCTGCAGCAGCAGCGGCAGGCCCCAGCTTTCGGCGATCTCGTGGAAGTATTTCACCGCTTCCTCTTTGTCCCAGGCCTTGTAAGCTTCGTAATACTTGCCCTTCACCATCAGCGGATAGCCCAGTTCCTCGCCGTGTTTGGCGATCTGGCCCGGGTCGCTCACCATCACGGTTTGCGGCACTTCGACGCCCCGGGGCGGGAAGAAGGTGGCCAAAGAGGTCTTGTCACGCAGCAGGAAACAGCGTTCGTCGGGCAGGAAGGTGCGGATGCCGCGCTTGGCGAGTTCCTTTTCCAGCCGGATATAGAGGATCATTTCCGCGTCCAGGGTGGGGATGATCACGTCGATGCCGGTGCGGGCCAGGATCTGGTCGATGCGGCCCAGAAAAGCGTCGGCGCCGGATGATGGATAGGGCATCTGGTAGATCTCGTCTGCCAGTTCGGGCAGATAGATCCCGGATTCCAGCGCGTCATATACCAAGCCAACCACCTTGCCGTTGAAGCCGGCGGCTTTGACCGAGCGGATCACCGGAACCCCCGGCTGGGGATTGTCGCCGGTTTTCAGCCCGCTCACGGCGATGGTAATGTCCAGGGCGCTCAGGTCAGGATTGCGCGGCATCAGAATTCCACCAGGGTGAAAGCTTCCAGCATCAGGGTGTAGTGGTCGAAATCGCTGTCAAAATTG
The genomic region above belongs to Candidatus Cloacimonadota bacterium and contains:
- a CDS encoding urea transporter, which codes for MSKFTAAALPFLKAIPHSYATIMFSDNLWLGLALLALTLVAPIVGLAGLLGLLVALVVTRLTGFEDWQSGSGVLAFNSLLISLTIGYYYPLSGVQQHPLAFAGMIVIASLATLLLYVVLNYVTTNALKLPSMSLAFSIMATLVWYYLVRSGNFNGEGFLKPLLFDLKLDLPWFWKDYFLSLGSIMFVPDIAVGIGVALILLLITRIGFLLSLLGWAICWWLLGYASIGTTYGMFFPGFNLILISISVGSVYLIPGKSSYLMAAIATVFGFGIAFALAGKYFYADYMPGRGSHLTVPMFAFPFNLVVLTTIFALRQRVAHRSPVLNEVGILHPEKALDAYMSRYKRFSSTGIPQLLLPVTGEWTVTQGHNGAYTHQKEWANAWDFEIEDVNGKKYAEDPTSLKDHYAFGKPVHAAAAGYVAKVVNGIADNPVGITNTQDNWGNYVSIYHMAGYYTLYAHLKEGSIKFSEGDYVKQGEKIGQVGNSGRSPLPHLHFQAQSGAEAGTGSVYCHLLNYKIHANKDVHKLIGSGIPKEGEKISPLIAEKELANLLQLGYHQRQSFLVQSGGAEYTENWDVELDLLGIHRLHSDRGGSLEFSIYNGIYNSLNLSSRRLSALSAFALGASRIPWAEKAELAWEDEPSLSVVMNSFWKNLTLFLIPFFQPIRVRTNSRLAQADKDLVQTSETTLKVLGITVRTNQSRIILSRRDGLKSIELAQNGKTLLTATKLQTLEETDHA
- a CDS encoding alanine racemase; translated protein: MKKTYTAPHIERNYSGTMNKYGAKSVVRHQDSIDGIPVKKLVESYGSPLLVFSESQIRRRYQRLTEVMQMNYPRLEMAWSYKTNYLGAVCNIYHQEGAKAEVVSGMEYTMARRLGVPGKDIIFNGPGKRKEELELAIREGARIQIDHLDELYLIEKIATELDTIPDVAIRVNMDTGVYPLWTRFGFNYETGEAYRAIQRLLSGKKMNIVALHTHIGTFMLDANAYYLAAKALLDLAQKVQEDLGVAVKYIDLGGGFASQNTLHEQYTPGELSAPTYDQYASAIGAAFNESRFVSENLPTLVLETGRALIDEAGYLITSVIGKKNLPTGERAIILDAGVNTVITAWWYKLKVLPTRPFPGAYQNTVFYGPLCMNIDVIRQAVPFPDLYTGEQVIVHPVGAYNNTQWMQFIEYRPRVVLISETGKPELIREKEELSDIIERESIPEHLKQI
- a CDS encoding ATP-grasp domain-containing protein, with the protein product MPRNPDLSALDITIAVSGLKTGDNPQPGVPVIRSVKAAGFNGKVVGLVYDALESGIYLPELADEIYQMPYPSSGADAFLGRIDQILARTGIDVIIPTLDAEMILYIRLEKELAKRGIRTFLPDERCFLLRDKTSLATFFPPRGVEVPQTVMVSDPGQIAKHGEELGYPLMVKGKYYEAYKAWDKEEAVKYFHEIAESWGLPLLLQKVVPGDEFNVVIVGDGQGGMLGMVPQKKLVITDKGKGFGGVVIQNPGLDAFAEKVISLLNWRGPCELEVIKGNDNKYYLIEINPRFPAWVRLAEGAGQNLPAVTVMKALGQDCEPLPPYRSGTLFIRHAEDIISEIGVMGQISAQSELIRGKEQ